A window of Halalkalibacillus sediminis contains these coding sequences:
- the secA gene encoding preprotein translocase subunit SecA yields MRQLLTKVFGDGNAKQLKKLEKIADQIEELEPKMQQLSDHALQEKTEEFRGRYNQGESLDDMLVEAYAVAREAAKRVLGMRPFYVQLLGAIALHHGDIAEMKTGEGKTLASTMPAYLNGLTGKGVHIITVNDYLADRDAQEMGELYNWLGLTVGLNTNSLSKDEKREAYAKDITYGTNNEYGFDYLRDNMVLYKEKMVQRPLHFAIIDEVDSILIDEARTPLIISGSQKKSQTNYLQADSFVSTLQNEEDYTFDEKTRNVQLTEQGISKAEQYFNIENLYDLDNVSLTHHVNQALKAHVVMQKDTDYVVDEDQVVIVDQFTGRLMKGRRYSDGLHQAIEAKENLQIQKESMTLATITFQNFFRMYEKISGMTGTAKTEQEEFRNIYNMDVISIPTNKPIVRQDNADMIYKSIEGKYRALVQDIKERNAKGQPVLVGTVAVETSEVIANLLKKAGVKHNVLNAKNHFREAEIILEAGQKGAVTIATNMAGRGTDIKLGDGVKELGGLAVIGTERHESRRIDNQLRGRSGRQGDPGLSQFYLAMEDELMRRFGSDNMRAMMDRLGMEDDQPIESKMVSRAVESAQKRVEGNNFDARKQLLAYDDVLRQQRDIIYAQRFEVLDSNHLREIIEQMIHSTVERNVAGYTIDEEEENWDLEGLAEYLHATVLEPDELSAGKLKGKEPEEMTELVMEIVKRKYDQREEELSEEQMREFEKVILLRTVDSKWMDHIDQMDQLRQGIHLRAYGQTDPLQEYQTEGFSMFQDMIGNIEQEVAKYAMKAQIRENLQRVEVASGTQAIAGGNQKKEKKKPSPYIKKDEVGRNEPCPCGSGKKYKNCHGKAV; encoded by the coding sequence ATGAGGCAATTGTTAACGAAAGTGTTTGGTGATGGAAATGCCAAGCAGTTGAAGAAACTTGAGAAAATTGCAGATCAAATAGAAGAACTGGAGCCGAAGATGCAACAGCTTTCGGATCACGCGCTTCAGGAAAAAACTGAAGAATTTAGAGGGCGTTATAACCAAGGTGAATCATTAGACGATATGTTAGTGGAAGCTTATGCAGTAGCTCGAGAAGCGGCGAAGCGTGTATTAGGTATGCGTCCGTTCTACGTTCAGCTATTGGGTGCGATTGCGCTTCACCATGGTGATATCGCTGAGATGAAAACAGGTGAAGGTAAAACATTGGCATCGACAATGCCAGCATATTTGAATGGTCTCACTGGTAAAGGGGTCCATATTATCACAGTCAACGATTATTTGGCTGATCGTGACGCTCAAGAGATGGGCGAGCTATATAACTGGCTCGGATTGACTGTTGGTTTGAACACGAACTCCCTCTCCAAAGACGAAAAGCGTGAAGCTTATGCGAAGGACATAACATATGGTACGAACAATGAGTACGGGTTCGACTATTTGCGTGATAATATGGTTCTTTATAAGGAAAAAATGGTGCAGCGTCCGTTACATTTCGCCATCATTGATGAGGTCGACTCGATTTTAATTGATGAGGCTCGTACGCCATTGATCATTTCGGGTTCTCAGAAGAAATCGCAGACGAACTACTTACAAGCTGATTCGTTCGTTAGCACTCTTCAAAATGAAGAAGATTATACTTTTGATGAGAAAACTCGTAACGTTCAGTTGACCGAACAAGGTATTTCTAAAGCCGAGCAATATTTCAACATCGAGAACTTGTATGATTTGGACAACGTATCTCTGACTCACCATGTGAATCAGGCATTAAAAGCACATGTTGTCATGCAAAAGGACACGGACTATGTAGTAGATGAAGATCAAGTGGTCATCGTCGACCAGTTTACGGGTCGTTTGATGAAAGGTCGTCGCTATAGTGATGGTCTTCACCAGGCAATTGAAGCGAAAGAAAATCTCCAGATTCAGAAGGAGAGCATGACACTCGCAACGATTACATTCCAGAATTTCTTCCGTATGTACGAAAAGATTTCTGGTATGACTGGTACTGCTAAAACTGAGCAGGAAGAATTCCGTAACATTTATAATATGGATGTTATTTCGATTCCGACAAATAAACCTATTGTCCGTCAAGATAATGCGGATATGATTTATAAGTCTATTGAAGGAAAATATCGTGCACTTGTGCAGGATATTAAAGAACGTAATGCTAAGGGACAGCCTGTGCTTGTAGGTACAGTAGCGGTCGAAACTTCAGAAGTCATTGCGAATCTTTTGAAAAAAGCTGGCGTGAAGCATAATGTGTTGAACGCGAAGAACCACTTCCGTGAAGCGGAAATTATTTTAGAGGCTGGTCAAAAGGGCGCGGTAACAATCGCGACGAACATGGCCGGACGTGGTACTGACATCAAGCTTGGTGATGGTGTAAAAGAACTCGGTGGTCTCGCGGTAATTGGTACCGAACGTCATGAATCACGTCGTATCGATAATCAGCTTCGTGGACGTTCAGGTCGTCAAGGGGACCCTGGTTTGTCTCAGTTTTATTTGGCGATGGAAGATGAACTGATGCGCCGTTTCGGTTCTGACAATATGCGCGCGATGATGGATCGTCTTGGTATGGAAGACGATCAACCAATTGAAAGTAAGATGGTTTCTCGTGCAGTAGAATCGGCTCAAAAACGTGTAGAAGGTAACAACTTCGATGCCCGTAAACAACTACTAGCTTATGATGATGTGCTACGTCAGCAGCGTGACATTATTTACGCTCAGCGTTTTGAAGTACTTGATTCTAATCACCTTCGTGAAATCATCGAACAGATGATTCATTCAACAGTCGAGCGTAATGTCGCTGGTTACACGATTGATGAAGAGGAAGAGAACTGGGATCTTGAAGGTCTAGCTGAGTACTTACATGCAACGGTATTAGAGCCTGATGAGTTAAGTGCAGGTAAACTCAAAGGTAAAGAGCCTGAGGAAATGACTGAGCTTGTAATGGAAATCGTTAAGCGTAAGTACGATCAGAGAGAAGAAGAGTTGTCTGAAGAACAAATGCGTGAATTCGAAAAAGTTATTTTACTTCGTACAGTTGATTCTAAGTGGATGGACCACATCGACCAGATGGATCAGCTTCGACAAGGTATCCACTTGAGAGCTTATGGACAGACTGATCCGTTACAAGAGTACCAAACGGAAGGTTTCTCCATGTTCCAAGATATGATTGGAAATATTGAGCAAGAAGTAGCAAAATACGCTATGAAAGCTCAAATCCGCGAGAACTTGCAACGTGTAGAAGTAGCATCAGGTACTCAAGCAATTGCTGGTGGCAATCAGAAGAAAGAAAAGAAAAAGCCATCTCCTTATATTAAAAAGGATGAAGTAGGTCGTAACGAGCCTTGTCCATGTGGCAGTGGTAAGAAATATAAAAACTGTCATGGTAAAGCCGTTTAG
- a CDS encoding YheC/YheD family protein, producing the protein MIEATEYFQQLIKQKQFNSSIQIFSSIVEGYNAIQGHIDQSLDNETINSINNKLLKMIKEITAHLEAQNFIKIDEIIQFSFLPTLKRFNAEVNKLYEGRSINNITNIGLYYGKKDPTMVYPKERVEAFLKASDETNTNLFFFSDEDVDLNDKKILGKFHRQGVWVKETVDFPEVIYNIFPNTVARQSRIERKLRREIPFTSFVIGDKLTLPFKIVKQREFAHLLVPFRVITDKKILIDSLKEYGKAVIKPVRGARGENIYFVEEKGDKIKLSERENHVILSYSKFYDWLDEVIFSRNKKHLIQKYIHTRTKTGQPFDFRAHMQKNGEGRWQITKLYPRTGNKKSNQISINRGQPLKDIEDFLKKEFDAEWEEIFHKLQDTALNLSFHIDKLYGLAIDELGIDIAIDKNRRFWIHEANLGPQTKAHEVERAINTLKYCEYLAKHQIFYTNEFNERDSYNFMFSSKSSRLPYKEINQNLIGLIENDNQSDRDKLAYGYVSSFNDCTFVYFNPKDVDIDEMLIKGKVFEESEWREYVVRYPDVLINNINHTPPMVKHILDDFEGIPMIENKELNNLEVLKVLRKEGLEELLIESDQLISTKDTLSKLKNHKQLILRDCDSNSFNSSKVIKRESHDYCFVSENKQEMMNQLKLSHQISDLIKNKSYYIQYLDEMHHFQDNLFVASIQLQKNLNGEWELIAKHPKLFSSINEFLMNHYLHHQFSLIDVLNETFYNSKSQISKLEKSSKGIGEVINQELDKNISFLSVEFVLQSSEFKVFNIKTTPEYGLINELGFVENQVKNAVNLMQI; encoded by the coding sequence ATGATTGAAGCAACAGAATACTTCCAACAACTAATCAAACAGAAACAATTCAACAGTTCAATTCAAATATTCAGCTCGATTGTTGAAGGATATAATGCAATACAGGGACACATCGATCAATCCTTAGACAACGAGACTATAAATTCTATTAATAATAAACTTTTGAAGATGATAAAAGAAATTACGGCACATTTGGAAGCACAAAATTTTATAAAAATCGATGAGATTATACAATTCAGTTTTCTACCTACACTAAAAAGGTTTAATGCGGAAGTTAATAAACTATATGAAGGTAGGTCAATAAACAATATTACAAATATAGGACTATACTATGGAAAAAAAGACCCTACTATGGTTTATCCAAAAGAAAGAGTCGAGGCCTTTTTAAAAGCTTCGGATGAAACAAACACTAACTTATTTTTCTTTTCAGATGAGGATGTTGATTTAAATGACAAGAAAATACTGGGTAAATTTCATAGGCAAGGAGTTTGGGTCAAAGAAACTGTTGATTTTCCGGAAGTAATTTATAACATCTTTCCAAACACAGTGGCTCGTCAATCCCGTATTGAACGTAAGCTTAGAAGAGAAATTCCGTTCACCTCATTTGTTATCGGAGATAAATTAACCCTGCCTTTCAAGATTGTTAAGCAAAGGGAATTTGCACATTTGTTAGTTCCTTTCAGAGTAATCACTGATAAAAAGATTTTAATCGATAGCTTGAAAGAGTACGGAAAAGCAGTTATTAAACCTGTAAGAGGTGCAAGGGGAGAAAACATTTATTTCGTAGAAGAAAAGGGCGACAAGATTAAACTATCAGAAAGAGAAAATCATGTCATACTTAGTTATAGTAAGTTTTATGATTGGCTGGATGAAGTGATTTTTTCAAGAAATAAGAAACATCTTATCCAAAAATATATCCATACACGTACAAAAACTGGGCAACCATTCGACTTCAGAGCTCACATGCAAAAAAACGGTGAAGGTAGATGGCAGATTACTAAACTATACCCACGTACTGGTAATAAGAAGAGTAATCAAATCAGTATCAATAGAGGTCAGCCCCTGAAGGACATAGAAGATTTTCTCAAAAAAGAGTTTGATGCTGAATGGGAAGAAATATTTCACAAGTTACAAGATACAGCTTTGAATCTATCTTTTCATATAGATAAATTATATGGATTAGCTATAGATGAATTAGGAATCGATATCGCCATTGATAAAAATCGACGCTTTTGGATACATGAAGCCAACCTTGGACCTCAGACAAAAGCTCACGAAGTTGAAAGGGCAATAAACACTTTAAAGTATTGTGAGTATTTAGCTAAACACCAAATCTTCTATACAAATGAGTTTAATGAAAGGGACTCCTATAATTTTATGTTCAGTTCAAAGTCTTCCAGGTTGCCGTACAAAGAAATTAATCAAAATTTAATTGGTCTCATTGAAAATGACAACCAGAGCGATAGGGACAAGTTAGCGTATGGATATGTTTCATCTTTTAATGATTGTACCTTTGTCTATTTCAACCCTAAAGATGTTGATATCGATGAAATGTTAATCAAAGGTAAGGTTTTTGAGGAATCCGAGTGGCGAGAGTATGTGGTTAGATATCCTGATGTGTTAATAAATAATATAAACCACACTCCCCCTATGGTTAAGCACATATTAGATGATTTTGAAGGCATCCCAATGATTGAAAATAAAGAACTCAATAATTTAGAGGTCTTGAAAGTATTAAGAAAAGAGGGGCTGGAGGAATTATTGATAGAAAGTGATCAATTAATTTCAACAAAAGACACATTAAGTAAACTTAAGAATCATAAACAATTGATTTTAAGAGACTGCGATTCCAACTCTTTTAATTCATCTAAAGTAATCAAAAGAGAAAGTCATGACTATTGCTTCGTTTCCGAAAACAAACAGGAAATGATGAATCAATTAAAACTCTCACATCAAATAAGTGACCTGATTAAAAATAAATCTTATTATATTCAATACTTAGACGAGATGCATCATTTTCAAGATAATCTCTTTGTTGCAAGTATCCAACTACAGAAAAACTTAAATGGAGAATGGGAACTAATTGCTAAACACCCGAAACTCTTCAGCAGTATAAACGAATTTTTAATGAATCATTACCTACACCATCAATTCTCTCTAATTGATGTATTAAATGAAACTTTTTATAACTCTAAAAGTCAAATAAGCAAACTGGAGAAATCGAGTAAAGGTATAGGGGAGGTCATTAATCAAGAATTAGATAAGAATATTTCATTCCTTTCAGTTGAATTCGTTTTGCAATCGAGCGAGTTCAAAGTATTCAATATCAAAACTACCCCAGAATACGGTTTGATTAATGAGCTAGGTTTTGTTGAGAACCAAGTAAAAAACGCAGTAAATTTAATGCAAATATAA
- the hpf gene encoding ribosome hibernation-promoting factor, HPF/YfiA family translates to MIYNVRGENIEVTDAIREYVERKISKLERYFDEPVTSEVHVNLSVHNDEQRIEVTIPMPNLLLRAEVSHADLYAATDLVVDKLERQIRKHKTKINRKFRQQGAPKHVFAEMEKEAAANGAKSQDDDDIEIVKKKRFDLKPMDEEEAVLQMDMLGHAFYVFENADTGETNVVYRRNDGKYGLIEPTV, encoded by the coding sequence ATGATTTACAACGTAAGAGGTGAAAACATCGAGGTTACCGATGCCATCCGAGAGTATGTAGAGAGAAAGATTTCGAAGTTGGAGCGTTATTTTGATGAACCCGTGACTTCGGAGGTACATGTAAATTTAAGTGTCCATAATGATGAGCAGCGTATTGAGGTTACCATTCCGATGCCGAACTTATTGCTTCGCGCAGAGGTTTCTCACGCAGACTTATATGCCGCGACTGACTTAGTCGTTGACAAATTAGAAAGACAAATTCGCAAACACAAAACGAAAATCAATCGAAAATTCCGTCAGCAAGGAGCTCCAAAGCACGTTTTCGCTGAGATGGAAAAGGAAGCTGCTGCGAACGGTGCGAAATCCCAAGATGATGATGACATTGAAATTGTGAAAAAGAAACGATTCGACTTGAAACCGATGGATGAAGAGGAAGCAGTCCTACAAATGGACATGCTGGGTCACGCATTCTATGTTTTTGAAAATGCGGACACAGGTGAAACGAACGTCGTTTATCGACGAAACGATGGAAAGTATGGCTTAATCGAGCCGACGGTATAA
- the fliS gene encoding flagellar export chaperone FliS, whose product MAYNQPYQAYQQNSIQTASPGELTLMLYNGCLKFIKLAKRGIENNSTEDKNVNIQKAQKIINELMVTLNSEYEISKQMMPLYDYMNHRLVQANLKNDTEILDEVEGMVAEFRDTWKEVIKLNKQPQKVSVNQ is encoded by the coding sequence ATGGCTTACAATCAACCATATCAAGCATATCAACAGAATTCGATTCAAACGGCATCACCTGGTGAGCTTACTTTGATGTTATACAATGGATGTCTCAAGTTCATCAAGTTGGCGAAACGTGGAATCGAAAATAACTCAACAGAAGATAAGAATGTGAACATCCAAAAGGCTCAAAAAATCATCAACGAGTTGATGGTTACGCTGAATTCAGAATACGAGATTTCAAAACAAATGATGCCTTTATATGATTATATGAATCATCGTTTAGTTCAAGCTAACTTGAAAAATGATACTGAAATTTTAGATGAAGTAGAAGGAATGGTAGCTGAATTCCGTGATACTTGGAAGGAAGTTATTAAGCTCAATAAACAGCCTCAAAAAGTTAGTGTGAATCAATAA